From Paracoccus aminovorans, one genomic window encodes:
- a CDS encoding phosphopentomutase, whose protein sequence is MTDRRAFLIVMDSVGIGGAPDAAEYFNEGRPDTGANTLAHIAQARPLHMPNLDALGLGAAIRLASGEDAPGLGAPPQGLWGAATEISRGKDTPSGHWEIAGVPVPWEWHYFPDTRPAFPPDLSARIARAAGTGGILGDEYASGTEIIDRLGAEHLRSGRPICYTSVDSVLQIAAHEEAFGLERLYRLCEEVAAMVHPMRLGRVIARPFTGTPGDFRRTPNRRDYAIAPPGRTLLDVAHGAGRVTHAVGKIGDIFSHRGISHLHKGQSDADLAEHLVRLADRAEPGSLTFANLVEFDSAFGHRRDVAGYAVALEWFDGVAGRVLARLRPGDLAIFTADHGNDPTWHGTDHTRERVPVLGWGYGARAVGLVGYADIGASVAAHLDLPPVGPGRSFL, encoded by the coding sequence ATGACTGACAGACGCGCCTTCCTGATCGTGATGGATTCCGTGGGGATCGGCGGCGCGCCCGACGCGGCGGAATATTTCAACGAAGGCCGCCCCGATACCGGCGCCAATACGCTGGCCCATATCGCGCAGGCGCGGCCCTTGCACATGCCGAACCTGGACGCGCTGGGCCTGGGTGCCGCCATCCGGCTGGCCAGCGGCGAGGATGCGCCCGGCCTCGGCGCCCCGCCGCAGGGGCTCTGGGGCGCCGCGACCGAGATCTCGCGCGGCAAGGACACCCCCTCGGGCCATTGGGAGATCGCCGGCGTCCCGGTGCCGTGGGAATGGCATTACTTTCCGGACACCCGTCCCGCCTTTCCGCCCGACCTGAGTGCCCGCATCGCCCGCGCCGCGGGCACCGGCGGCATCCTCGGCGACGAATACGCCTCGGGGACCGAGATCATCGACCGCCTGGGGGCCGAGCATCTGCGCAGCGGCCGGCCGATCTGCTATACTTCGGTCGACAGCGTGCTGCAGATCGCCGCGCATGAAGAGGCGTTCGGCCTGGAGCGCCTGTATCGGCTTTGCGAGGAGGTCGCGGCCATGGTGCATCCGATGCGCCTGGGCCGGGTCATCGCCCGGCCCTTCACCGGTACGCCGGGCGATTTCCGCCGCACGCCCAACCGCCGCGACTATGCCATCGCGCCGCCCGGCCGGACGCTGCTCGACGTCGCGCACGGGGCGGGGCGCGTGACCCATGCCGTCGGCAAGATCGGCGACATCTTCTCGCATCGTGGCATTTCGCATCTGCACAAGGGCCAGTCCGACGCCGACTTGGCCGAGCATCTGGTCCGGCTGGCGGATCGGGCCGAGCCGGGCAGCCTGACCTTTGCCAATCTGGTCGAATTCGACAGCGCCTTCGGCCATCGGCGCGACGTGGCGGGCTATGCGGTGGCGCTGGAATGGTTCGACGGCGTGGCGGGACGGGTGCTGGCGCGGCTGCGGCCTGGCGACCTGGCGATCTTTACCGCCGACCACGGCAACGACCCGACCTGGCACGGCACCGACCACACGCGTGAGCGGGTGCCGGTGCTGGGCTGGGGCTATGGCGCCCGCGCGGTCGGGCTGGTCGGCTATGCCGACATCGGCGCCTCGGTCGCGGCGCATCTGGACCTGCCGCCGGTCGGGCCGGGGAGGTCGTTTCTGTGA
- a CDS encoding cytidine deaminase — protein sequence MTLLDAAREVRERAYAPYSRFKVGAAVRGASGAVYQGCNVENVAYPEGTCAEAGAIALMVASGETELVEVAVIADSPTPVPPCGGCRQKLAEFGRADTPVLLATVQGARLATTIGELLPGRFDISHLSGTE from the coding sequence ATGACGCTTCTGGATGCGGCGCGCGAGGTGCGGGAAAGGGCCTATGCGCCCTATTCCCGGTTCAAGGTGGGCGCGGCGGTGCGCGGCGCCTCGGGCGCGGTCTATCAGGGCTGCAACGTCGAGAACGTCGCCTATCCCGAGGGCACCTGCGCCGAGGCCGGCGCCATCGCGCTGATGGTCGCCTCGGGCGAGACCGAGCTGGTCGAGGTCGCGGTGATCGCCGACAGCCCGACCCCGGTGCCGCCCTGCGGCGGCTGCCGGCAGAAACTGGCCGAATTCGGCCGCGCCGATACGCCGGTGCTGCTGGCGACGGTGCAGGGCGCCCGGCTGGCCACCACCATCGGCGAGCTGCTGCCCGGGCGCTTCGACATCTCGCATCTGTCGGGCACGGAATGA
- a CDS encoding NADP-dependent malic enzyme — protein sequence MEERRQDNARQAALEYHEFPRPGKLEVRATKPLANGRDLSRAYSPGVAEACLEIKADPATAARYTARGNLVAVVSNGTAVLGLGNIGAIASKPVMEGKAVLFKKFANIDCFDIEVNEADPERLAEIVCALEPTFGAINLEDIKAPDCFVVEKICRERMNIPVFHDDQHGTAIVVGAAATNALHIAGKKFEDIKVVSTGGGAAGIACLNMLLKLGVRRENVWLCDIDGLVYQGRETQMTPQKAEYAQKSDLRTLDQAIEGADLFLGLSGPGVLKPEMVAKMAARPIVFALANPTPEILPEDVRAVAPQAIIATGRSDYPNQVNNVLCFPFIFRGALDVGATTINDEMQLACIEGIAALARATTSAEAAMAYRGETLSFGAEYLIPKPFDPRLIGVVSTAVAKAAMETGVATRPLDDIAAYKRKLDGSVFRSAMIMRPIFEAAATANRRIVFAEGEDERVLRAANAMLEETTDAPILIGRPEVIEMRAERAGLPIRPGRDFEIVNPENDPRYRDYWETYHQLMARQGVTPDIARAIMRTNTTAIGAVMVHRDEADSLICGTFGQYSWHLNYITQILARDGLRPHGALSLLILEDGPLFIADTQVHANPTPEQVAETVIGAARHVRRFGVTPKVALCSQSQFGNLDSTSGQKMREAMAILDARGVDFTFDGEMQVDSALDPAIRERLLPDSRIDGAANVLIFSSTDSASGVRNALKMKANGLEVGPILMGMGNRAHIVTPSITTRGLLNMSAIAGTPVGHYR from the coding sequence ATGGAAGAACGCCGGCAGGACAACGCCAGACAGGCGGCACTTGAGTATCACGAATTCCCGCGACCGGGTAAGCTCGAGGTGCGGGCGACGAAACCGCTTGCCAACGGCCGCGACCTGAGCCGCGCCTATTCGCCCGGCGTGGCCGAGGCCTGCCTGGAAATCAAGGCCGACCCCGCCACCGCCGCCCGCTATACCGCGCGCGGCAACCTGGTCGCCGTAGTCTCGAACGGCACCGCCGTGCTGGGGCTGGGCAATATCGGCGCCATCGCCTCGAAGCCGGTGATGGAGGGCAAGGCGGTCCTGTTCAAGAAATTCGCCAATATCGACTGTTTCGACATCGAGGTGAACGAGGCCGACCCCGAAAGGCTGGCCGAGATCGTCTGCGCGCTGGAGCCGACCTTCGGCGCCATCAACCTGGAAGACATCAAGGCCCCCGACTGCTTCGTGGTGGAAAAGATCTGCCGCGAGCGGATGAACATCCCGGTCTTTCACGACGACCAGCACGGCACCGCCATCGTGGTCGGCGCCGCCGCGACCAACGCGCTGCATATCGCCGGCAAGAAGTTCGAGGACATCAAGGTCGTCTCGACCGGCGGCGGCGCGGCCGGCATCGCCTGCCTGAACATGCTGCTGAAGCTGGGCGTCCGGCGCGAGAACGTCTGGCTTTGCGACATCGACGGCCTGGTCTATCAGGGCCGCGAAACCCAGATGACGCCGCAAAAGGCCGAATACGCGCAGAAATCCGACCTGCGCACGCTGGATCAGGCGATCGAGGGCGCCGACCTGTTCCTGGGCCTTTCGGGTCCCGGGGTGCTCAAGCCCGAGATGGTGGCGAAGATGGCCGCGCGCCCCATCGTCTTCGCGCTCGCCAACCCCACGCCCGAAATCCTGCCCGAGGACGTCCGCGCCGTGGCACCGCAGGCGATCATCGCCACCGGCCGCTCGGACTATCCGAACCAGGTCAACAACGTGCTGTGCTTCCCCTTCATCTTCCGGGGCGCACTGGACGTGGGCGCGACCACGATCAACGACGAGATGCAGCTGGCCTGCATCGAGGGCATCGCGGCGCTGGCCCGTGCCACCACCTCGGCCGAGGCCGCCATGGCCTATCGCGGCGAGACGCTGAGCTTCGGCGCCGAATACCTGATCCCGAAGCCCTTCGACCCGCGGCTGATCGGCGTGGTCTCGACCGCCGTCGCCAAGGCCGCGATGGAAACCGGCGTCGCCACCCGGCCGCTGGACGACATCGCCGCCTACAAGCGCAAGCTGGACGGCTCGGTCTTCCGCTCGGCGATGATCATGCGGCCGATCTTCGAGGCGGCGGCGACCGCCAACCGCCGCATCGTCTTTGCCGAGGGCGAGGATGAGCGCGTGCTGCGCGCCGCGAACGCCATGCTGGAAGAAACCACCGACGCGCCGATCCTGATCGGCCGGCCCGAGGTGATCGAGATGCGCGCCGAACGCGCCGGCCTGCCGATCCGGCCCGGCCGCGACTTCGAGATCGTGAACCCCGAAAACGACCCGCGCTATCGCGATTACTGGGAAACCTATCACCAGCTGATGGCGCGCCAGGGCGTCACCCCCGACATCGCCCGGGCGATCATGCGCACCAACACCACCGCCATCGGCGCGGTCATGGTGCACCGGGACGAGGCGGACAGCCTGATCTGCGGCACCTTCGGCCAATACAGCTGGCACCTGAACTACATCACCCAGATCCTGGCCCGCGACGGGCTGCGCCCGCATGGCGCGCTGTCGCTGCTGATCCTGGAAGACGGGCCGCTGTTCATCGCCGACACCCAGGTGCATGCGAACCCGACGCCCGAGCAGGTGGCCGAAACCGTCATTGGCGCCGCCCGCCACGTCCGCCGCTTCGGCGTGACGCCCAAGGTGGCGCTGTGCAGCCAGTCGCAGTTCGGCAATCTCGATTCCACCTCCGGCCAGAAGATGCGCGAGGCGATGGCGATCCTGGACGCTCGCGGCGTCGATTTCACCTTCGACGGCGAGATGCAGGTCGATTCGGCGCTGGATCCGGCGATCCGCGAACGGCTGCTGCCGGATTCGCGCATCGACGGCGCGGCGAACGTGCTGATCTTTTCCAGCACCGACTCGGCCTCGGGGGTGCGGAACGCGTTGAAGATGAAGGCGAACGGGCTGGAGGTGGGGCCGATCCTGATGGGCATGGGCAACCGCGCCCATATCGTGACCCCGTCGATCACCACCCGCGGCCTCTTGAACATGAGCGCCATCGCCGGCACCCCGGTCGGCCATTACCGCTGA
- the upp gene encoding uracil phosphoribosyltransferase — protein MSQHLTIVTHPLVQHKLTIMRQKEVSTAGFRRLLREISLLLAYEVTRELELTEITIETPLCKMQAPTLEGKKLALISILRAGNGLLDGILELIPGARVGFVGLYRDPETLRPVEYYCKVPKELDARMTIVVDPMLATGNSSVAAIDMLKERGAKNLRFLCLLAAPEGVERMRQAHPDVPIFTAALDQRLDDHGYIVPGLGDAGDRMFGTK, from the coding sequence ATGAGCCAGCATCTGACCATCGTCACCCACCCCCTGGTCCAGCACAAGCTGACGATCATGCGCCAGAAGGAGGTCTCGACCGCCGGCTTCCGCCGCCTGCTGCGCGAGATCAGCCTGCTGCTGGCCTATGAGGTCACGCGCGAGCTGGAACTGACCGAGATCACCATCGAGACCCCGCTGTGCAAGATGCAGGCCCCGACGCTGGAGGGCAAGAAACTGGCGCTGATCTCGATCCTGCGGGCCGGGAACGGGCTTCTGGACGGCATCCTGGAACTGATTCCCGGCGCGCGGGTGGGCTTCGTCGGGCTTTACCGCGACCCCGAGACGCTGCGGCCGGTCGAATATTACTGCAAGGTGCCGAAGGAACTGGACGCGCGCATGACCATCGTGGTCGATCCGATGCTGGCCACCGGCAACTCCTCGGTCGCGGCCATCGACATGCTCAAGGAACGCGGCGCGAAAAACCTGCGATTCTTGTGCCTTCTGGCCGCGCCCGAGGGGGTCGAGCGGATGCGGCAGGCCCATCCCGACGTGCCGATCTTCACCGCCGCGCTGGACCAGCGGCTGGACGATCACGGCTATATCGTGCCCGGCCTGGGCGATGCCGGCGACCGCATGTTCGGCACGAAATAG
- a CDS encoding thymidine phosphorylase — protein MSPDPRPVIAAVRDGRGLDEAGAALIARGLADGSVSDAQAAAFAMAVLLQGLDARGRVALTRAMRDSGTVLRWDLPGPAVDKHSTGGIGDTVSLVLAPVVAACGAFVPMISGRGLGHTGGTLDKLEAIPGFRCALDRQAFRRVVAEVGCAIVAAGPELAPADARLYAIRDESATVGSIDLITASILSKKLAAGLDALVLDVKQGSGAFLRGPDAGLALARALVGAAHGAGCRVRAYVTDMDQPLARAAGNALELREAIAVLTGGTGALRDLSLALSEAGLGLVGLSGAAEALAGGHAAERFARMVAAQGGPADLLEHPDRYLPSAPVVLPIPARGRVAAIDTEALGHAVVALGGGRLYSGDRIDPRVGLADLLRIGEEAGPDRPLGFVHAASDAAARAAVATVQAAYLIGDGAAPGPLIRCEVSPDD, from the coding sequence ATGAGCCCCGATCCTCGTCCGGTGATCGCCGCCGTCCGCGACGGGCGCGGGCTGGACGAGGCGGGCGCGGCGCTGATCGCGCGCGGGCTGGCGGACGGTTCGGTCAGCGACGCCCAGGCCGCCGCCTTTGCCATGGCGGTGCTGCTGCAGGGGCTGGACGCGCGCGGCCGGGTGGCGCTGACCCGGGCCATGCGCGATTCCGGCACGGTGCTGCGCTGGGACCTGCCCGGGCCGGCGGTGGACAAGCATTCGACCGGCGGCATCGGCGACACGGTCAGCCTGGTGCTGGCGCCGGTGGTCGCCGCTTGCGGCGCATTCGTGCCGATGATCTCGGGGCGCGGGCTGGGCCATACCGGCGGCACGCTGGACAAGCTGGAGGCGATCCCCGGCTTTCGCTGCGCGCTGGACCGGCAGGCGTTCCGCCGCGTGGTGGCCGAGGTCGGCTGCGCCATCGTCGCCGCGGGGCCCGAGTTGGCGCCGGCCGATGCCCGGCTCTATGCGATTCGCGACGAAAGCGCGACGGTGGGGTCGATCGACCTGATCACCGCCTCGATCCTGTCCAAGAAGCTGGCGGCGGGGCTGGACGCGCTGGTGCTGGACGTGAAGCAGGGCTCGGGCGCCTTCCTGCGCGGTCCGGATGCGGGCCTGGCGCTGGCCCGGGCGCTGGTCGGCGCGGCCCATGGCGCCGGCTGCCGGGTGCGCGCCTATGTGACCGACATGGACCAGCCGCTGGCGCGCGCCGCCGGCAATGCGCTGGAACTGCGCGAGGCCATCGCCGTGCTGACCGGTGGCACCGGCGCGCTGCGCGACCTGTCGCTGGCGCTGTCCGAGGCCGGCCTCGGCCTTGTGGGCCTATCCGGTGCGGCCGAGGCGCTGGCCGGCGGCCATGCCGCCGAGCGCTTCGCCCGCATGGTCGCGGCCCAGGGCGGGCCGGCCGACCTGCTGGAACACCCCGACCGCTATCTGCCGTCGGCGCCCGTGGTGCTGCCGATCCCGGCACGGGGCCGCGTCGCCGCCATCGACACCGAGGCGCTGGGCCATGCCGTCGTCGCATTGGGCGGTGGCCGGCTGTATTCGGGCGACCGGATCGACCCGCGCGTAGGGCTTGCGGATCTGTTGCGCATCGGCGAAGAGGCGGGCCCCGACCGTCCGCTGGGCTTTGTCCATGCCGCCTCGGATGCGGCGGCGCGGGCGGCGGTCGCCACCGTCCAGGCCGCCTATCTGATCGGCGACGGTGCCGCGCCCGGCCCCCTGATCCGCTGTGAGGTTTCGCCCGATGACTGA
- the aroA gene encoding 3-phosphoshikimate 1-carboxyvinyltransferase: protein MSHSAEPLPMTARASGPLRGEAQVPGDKSISHRALILGALSVGETHITGLLEGQDVLDTAKAMQAFGAQVERLGIGEWKVNGIGVGGFAEPEGVIDCGNSGTGVRLIMGAMATTPITATFTGDASLSRRPMGRITDPLELFGAQITAREGKRLPVTIKGAAEPVPVRYKTPVASAQIKSAVLLAGLNAPGETVVIESEPTRDHTERMLTGFGATITTEITDEGRVITLQGRPELRPQPVAVPRDPSSAAFPVVAALIVPGSEVRVPGVSRNPTRDGLYVTLLEMGADIGFENPREEGGEPVADLLVRHSALKGVTVPPARAASMIDEFPILSVVACFAEGPTVMQGVHELRVKESDRIAAMEAGLIANGARVRSTEDSMTVHGSGGLAGGGAPAATHLDHRIAMSFLVAGLASEQPISVDDASPIATSFPDFLPLMQGLGARID from the coding sequence ATGTCACATTCCGCCGAACCGCTGCCGATGACTGCCCGCGCCTCGGGCCCGCTGCGGGGCGAGGCGCAGGTGCCGGGCGACAAGTCGATCAGCCATCGCGCGCTGATCCTGGGCGCGCTGTCGGTGGGCGAGACCCATATCACCGGCCTGCTGGAGGGCCAGGACGTGCTGGACACCGCAAAGGCGATGCAGGCCTTCGGCGCCCAGGTCGAGCGGCTGGGGATCGGCGAATGGAAGGTCAACGGCATCGGCGTCGGCGGCTTTGCCGAGCCCGAGGGCGTGATCGACTGCGGCAACTCGGGCACCGGTGTGCGGCTGATCATGGGCGCCATGGCGACGACGCCGATCACGGCGACCTTCACCGGCGACGCCAGCCTGTCGCGCCGGCCGATGGGGCGCATCACCGACCCGCTGGAGCTTTTCGGCGCGCAGATCACCGCGCGCGAGGGCAAGCGCCTGCCGGTCACCATCAAGGGCGCCGCCGAGCCGGTGCCGGTGCGCTACAAGACGCCCGTGGCTTCGGCGCAGATCAAGTCGGCGGTGCTGCTCGCCGGCCTCAACGCACCGGGCGAGACCGTAGTGATCGAATCCGAGCCGACCCGGGACCATACCGAGCGGATGCTGACGGGCTTCGGCGCGACTATCACGACCGAGATCACCGACGAGGGCCGCGTCATCACCCTGCAAGGCCGCCCCGAACTGAGGCCGCAGCCGGTCGCGGTGCCGCGCGACCCGTCCAGCGCCGCCTTCCCGGTGGTGGCGGCGCTGATCGTGCCGGGATCCGAGGTTCGGGTGCCGGGCGTCAGCCGCAACCCGACCCGCGACGGGCTTTACGTCACGCTTCTGGAAATGGGCGCCGACATCGGTTTCGAGAACCCGCGCGAAGAAGGCGGCGAGCCGGTCGCCGACCTGCTGGTGCGCCATTCCGCGCTGAAGGGCGTGACGGTGCCGCCCGCACGCGCCGCCAGCATGATCGACGAATTCCCGATCCTCTCGGTCGTCGCCTGCTTCGCCGAAGGGCCGACCGTCATGCAGGGCGTCCATGAGCTGCGGGTCAAGGAAAGCGACCGCATCGCGGCGATGGAGGCCGGGCTGATCGCCAACGGCGCCCGCGTGAGATCGACCGAGGACAGCATGACGGTGCATGGCAGCGGCGGGCTTGCCGGCGGCGGAGCGCCGGCCGCGACCCATCTCGACCATCGCATCGCCATGTCCTTCCTAGTCGCCGGCCTTGCGTCGGAGCAGCCGATCAGCGTCGACGACGCCAGCCCTATTGCCACGTCCTTCCCGGACTTCCTGCCGCTGATGCAGGGCCTCGGCGCCCGGATCGATTGA
- the trmB gene encoding tRNA (guanine(46)-N(7))-methyltransferase TrmB produces the protein MSEFDPTPPRRNFYGRRHGKTLRQSQKGYLSEDLGELRPRGITHAENPERKPLGPATIFGDDRPVWLEVGFGGGEHMVHMAARYPQIGIIGCEPFINGVAMLLGKIRAAGVRNVSVHPGDARDLMDVLPEASISKAFLNYPDPWPKARHHRRRFVTPEHLLPLARVMKPGAEFRVATDIPDYVRQTLEEVPPAGFDLVHEGPQPWEDWLSTRYEQKALREGRAPHYVTFRRQG, from the coding sequence ATGAGCGAATTCGACCCGACCCCTCCGCGCCGCAACTTCTACGGCCGCCGCCACGGTAAGACCCTGCGCCAGTCGCAGAAGGGCTATCTGTCCGAGGACCTGGGCGAGTTGCGCCCGCGCGGCATCACCCATGCCGAGAACCCGGAACGCAAGCCGCTGGGCCCGGCCACGATCTTCGGCGACGACCGCCCGGTCTGGCTGGAGGTCGGCTTCGGCGGCGGCGAGCACATGGTGCACATGGCGGCCCGCTATCCGCAGATCGGCATCATCGGCTGCGAGCCCTTCATCAACGGCGTCGCCATGCTCTTGGGCAAGATCCGTGCGGCGGGGGTGCGGAACGTCAGCGTCCATCCCGGCGACGCCCGAGACCTGATGGACGTGCTGCCCGAGGCCTCGATCAGCAAGGCGTTCCTGAATTATCCCGATCCCTGGCCCAAGGCGCGCCACCACCGCCGCCGCTTCGTCACGCCCGAGCATCTGCTGCCGCTGGCGCGGGTGATGAAGCCCGGCGCCGAGTTCCGGGTCGCGACCGACATCCCCGACTATGTCCGCCAGACGCTGGAAGAAGTGCCGCCCGCCGGCTTCGATCTGGTGCATGAGGGGCCGCAGCCCTGGGAGGACTGGCTGTCCACCCGCTATGAGCAGAAGGCCCTGCGCGAGGGCCGGGCGCCGCATTACGTCACCTTCCGCCGCCAAGGCTGA
- a CDS encoding adenosine deaminase has protein sequence MKSVKKVELHLHVEGAAPPGLIRALAAEKHQDLGGIFDERGGYSYKGFKDFLRVYEAACSVLTTPRDYARLVSDVLAECAEQGAIHVELFVSPEFCGGADLSAWRDYLAAMEEVAGVAERQGISSRAVLTAIRHLGPDRARKTALCAAETMGPWVAGFGIGGGEDAGELPDFAWSFDCAREAGLGLTAHAGEWRGPESIRDALALGVTRIGHGIRAVEDPQLVRDLAERGITLEICPGSNVALGIVPSWSAHPIARLADAGVRVTVSTDDPPFFRTSLSHEYQRLADAFGWAEAEFRQMNLWAVDAAFCDETTKTRLRKELT, from the coding sequence GTGAAATCCGTCAAGAAGGTCGAACTGCACCTGCATGTCGAAGGCGCCGCGCCGCCGGGGCTGATCCGCGCGCTGGCGGCGGAAAAGCACCAGGACCTTGGCGGCATCTTCGATGAGCGCGGCGGCTATTCCTACAAGGGTTTCAAGGATTTCCTGCGCGTCTATGAAGCCGCCTGCTCGGTCCTGACCACACCGCGCGACTATGCGCGGCTGGTGTCCGACGTATTGGCCGAATGCGCGGAACAGGGCGCGATCCATGTCGAGCTTTTCGTCTCGCCCGAGTTCTGCGGCGGCGCGGACCTGTCGGCGTGGCGCGACTATCTGGCCGCGATGGAAGAGGTGGCCGGGGTCGCCGAACGGCAAGGCATCTCCAGCCGCGCCGTGCTGACCGCGATCCGGCATCTCGGCCCGGATCGCGCGCGGAAAACCGCGCTTTGCGCCGCCGAGACCATGGGCCCATGGGTCGCGGGTTTCGGCATCGGCGGCGGCGAGGACGCGGGCGAACTGCCGGATTTCGCCTGGTCCTTCGACTGCGCGCGCGAGGCCGGGCTGGGCCTGACCGCCCATGCCGGCGAATGGCGCGGTCCCGAAAGCATCCGCGACGCGCTGGCCCTGGGCGTGACCCGCATCGGCCACGGCATCCGCGCCGTCGAGGACCCGCAGCTGGTCCGCGACCTCGCCGAGCGCGGCATCACGCTGGAAATCTGCCCCGGCTCCAACGTGGCGCTGGGCATCGTGCCGTCGTGGTCCGCCCATCCCATCGCCCGGCTGGCCGACGCGGGGGTGCGGGTCACCGTCTCGACCGACGATCCGCCGTTTTTCCGCACCAGCTTGTCGCATGAATATCAGAGGCTTGCCGACGCTTTCGGCTGGGCCGAGGCCGAATTCCGGCAGATGAACCTCTGGGCCGTCGATGCGGCCTTCTGCGACGAGACCACCAAGACACGCCTGCGAAAGGAACTGACATGA
- a CDS encoding propionyl-CoA synthetase, which translates to MGYREIYAGWQADPDGFWMQAAEAIDWDRKPSKALFDDQAPIYEWFSDGMVNTCWNAVDRHVLAGRGDQIAIQHESPITLSSKGITYKQLQDRVASLAGALRMRGVEKGDRVIIYMPMIPEALEAMLACARLGAIHSVVFGGFAASELAVRIDDCRPKAIIAASCGLEPNRVVHYKPLLDAAIDMAEHKPEFCVIFQREQEVAKLVEGRDFSWHGFQYGVKPVDCVPVEGNHPAYILYTSGTTGQPKGVVRHTAGHLVALQWSMTNIYNIGPGDRFWAASDVGWVVGHSYICYGPLIAGATTLVFEGKPVGTPHPGVFWRIIQNQRIKSFFTAPTALRAIRREDPNGEWIRRYKLHDLQALFLAGERADPDTVKWAQEHLGVPVVDHWWQTETGWAIAANPIGIETLPTKPGSPSVPMPGYDVQVLDEGGNPVPAGTLGAIAITLPLPPGTLPTLWNAEGRFRKSYLDHFPGYYETGDAGYIDEDGYLYIMARTDDVINVAGHRLSTGAMEEVLASHPDVAECAVIGVADSLKGQAPVGFLCLKAGVATPHDKVVSDVVRLVRDKIGPVAAFKSACVVDRLPKTRSGKILRATMAKIADGQPFKAPATIDDPAILDEIRDALAGIGYPEAEKKG; encoded by the coding sequence ATGGGCTATCGCGAGATCTATGCCGGCTGGCAGGCCGATCCCGACGGATTCTGGATGCAGGCGGCCGAGGCCATCGACTGGGACCGCAAGCCCTCGAAGGCGCTGTTCGACGACCAGGCCCCGATCTACGAATGGTTCTCGGACGGCATGGTCAACACCTGCTGGAACGCGGTGGACCGCCACGTGCTGGCCGGGCGCGGCGACCAGATCGCCATCCAGCACGAAAGCCCGATCACCCTGTCCTCCAAGGGCATCACCTACAAGCAGCTGCAGGACCGCGTCGCCTCGCTGGCCGGCGCGCTGCGGATGCGCGGCGTCGAAAAGGGCGACCGCGTCATCATCTACATGCCGATGATCCCCGAGGCGCTGGAGGCGATGCTGGCCTGCGCCCGCCTGGGCGCCATCCACTCGGTCGTCTTCGGCGGCTTCGCGGCCAGCGAGCTGGCGGTGCGCATCGACGATTGCCGGCCCAAGGCGATCATCGCCGCCTCCTGCGGGCTCGAACCCAACCGGGTGGTGCATTACAAGCCGCTGCTGGACGCCGCCATCGACATGGCCGAGCACAAGCCCGAGTTTTGCGTGATATTCCAGCGCGAGCAAGAGGTCGCCAAGCTGGTCGAGGGCCGCGACTTCAGCTGGCACGGCTTCCAATACGGCGTGAAACCTGTCGACTGCGTGCCGGTCGAGGGCAACCACCCGGCCTATATCCTCTATACCTCGGGCACCACCGGCCAGCCCAAGGGGGTGGTGCGCCATACCGCCGGCCATCTGGTGGCGCTGCAATGGTCGATGACCAATATCTACAACATCGGCCCCGGCGACCGCTTCTGGGCCGCCTCGGACGTGGGCTGGGTCGTCGGCCACAGCTATATCTGCTATGGCCCGCTGATCGCCGGCGCGACCACCCTGGTCTTCGAGGGCAAGCCGGTCGGCACGCCGCACCCGGGCGTCTTCTGGCGCATCATCCAGAACCAGCGCATCAAGAGCTTCTTCACAGCCCCCACCGCCCTGCGTGCCATCCGCCGCGAGGATCCGAACGGCGAATGGATCCGCCGCTACAAGCTGCACGACCTGCAGGCGCTGTTCCTGGCCGGCGAGCGCGCCGACCCCGACACGGTGAAATGGGCGCAGGAGCACCTGGGCGTGCCGGTGGTCGACCACTGGTGGCAGACCGAGACCGGCTGGGCCATCGCCGCCAATCCCATCGGCATCGAGACCCTGCCCACCAAGCCCGGCAGCCCCTCGGTGCCCATGCCGGGCTATGACGTGCAGGTGCTGGACGAGGGCGGCAATCCGGTCCCGGCCGGCACGCTCGGCGCCATCGCCATCACGCTGCCGCTGCCGCCCGGCACCTTGCCGACCCTGTGGAACGCGGAAGGCCGCTTCCGCAAAAGCTACCTCGACCATTTCCCGGGCTATTACGAGACCGGCGACGCTGGCTATATCGACGAGGACGGCTATCTCTACATCATGGCCCGCACCGACGACGTGATCAACGTCGCCGGTCACCGCTTGTCCACCGGGGCGATGGAGGAGGTGCTGGCCTCGCATCCCGACGTGGCGGAATGCGCCGTGATCGGCGTGGCGGACAGTCTCAAGGGCCAGGCACCCGTTGGCTTCCTGTGCCTCAAGGCCGGCGTGGCGACGCCCCATGACAAGGTGGTCTCGGATGTCGTGCGGCTGGTGCGCGACAAGATCGGCCCGGTCGCGGCCTTCAAATCGGCCTGCGTGGTCGATCGGCTGCCCAAGACCCGCTCGGGCAAGATCCTGCGCGCGACCATGGCCAAGATCGCCGACGGGCAGCCGTTCAAGGCACCGGCGACCATCGACGACCCGGCCATCCTGGACGAGATCCGCGATGCCCTGGCCGGAATTGGCTATCCGGAAGCCGAGAAAAAGGGCTGA